The Hemibagrus wyckioides isolate EC202008001 linkage group LG10, SWU_Hwy_1.0, whole genome shotgun sequence genome includes a window with the following:
- the LOC131360231 gene encoding uncharacterized protein LOC131360231 isoform X2, with amino-acid sequence MDYLLIRNFLLMLTVGAIINARVHRTLVEPMVPSMVAACLGSNPTINCSFYTDAKGLKVKWYFSNTSDFKHNEKIQSSNRSSVSHYHEAQGWTASFLTIKNVTFSDMGWYFCEVTQDIPELIDKHSNGSKLVIYSPTESNVEYNTTTCASETPNASPWWLWVVLAVGCVLIITSVIITTVIRRRKKESPVYENTKEASKRQWKEDQSLQRSMPSKGYSNKQMDTLTPHKYESCPKGRQPSPKHK; translated from the exons ATGGATTATTTACTCATTAGGAATTTTCTGCTAATGCTCACAG TGGGAGCCATAATTAATGCCAGAGTTCACAGGACACTAGTTGAACCTATGGTTCCATCGATGGTTGCTGCATGTTTAGGATCAAACCCAACCATCAACTGCTCTTTTTACACAGATGCTAAAGGACTCAAAGTGAAATGGTATTTTAGCAACACATCTGACTTTAAGCACAATGAGAAGATCCAGTCATCAAATCGCTCCAGTGTGAGTCATTACCATGAAGCCCAAGGATGGACTGCTTCATTTTTGACGATTAAAAATGTTACTTTCAGTGATATGGGATGGTAtttttgtgaggtcacacaggATATTCCTGAACTCATTGATAAACACAGCAATGGATCTAAGCTGGTGATTT ATTCACCCACCGAGAGTAATGTGGAGTACAACACAACAACTTGTG ccTCTGAAACTCCAAATGCTTCTCCTTGGTGGCTGTGGGTAGTTTTGGCAGTGGGCTGCGTTTTGATTATAACATCTGTGATCATCACAACGGTCATACgtagaagaaaaaaag AGTCTCCTGTTTATGAGAATACGAAAGAAGCTTCAAAGAGACAATGGAAAGAAGATCAGTCTCTTCAGCGCAGCATGCCATCAAAAGGAtattcaaataaacaaatggatACTCTGACACCACATAAATATGAATCTTGTCCCAAAGGTAGACAGCCGAGCCCAAAACATAAATGA
- the LOC131360231 gene encoding uncharacterized protein LOC131360231 isoform X1 yields the protein MDYLLIRNFLLMLTVGAIINARVHRTLVEPMVPSMVAACLGSNPTINCSFYTDAKGLKVKWYFSNTSDFKHNEKIQSSNRSSVSHYHEAQGWTASFLTIKNVTFSDMGWYFCEVTQDIPELIDKHSNGSKLVIYSPTESNVEYNTTTCDSPTGSNFKCNTTNSTTICASETPNASPWWLWVVLAVGCVLIITSVIITTVIRRRKKESPVYENTKEASKRQWKEDQSLQRSMPSKGYSNKQMDTLTPHKYESCPKGRQPSPKHK from the exons ATGGATTATTTACTCATTAGGAATTTTCTGCTAATGCTCACAG TGGGAGCCATAATTAATGCCAGAGTTCACAGGACACTAGTTGAACCTATGGTTCCATCGATGGTTGCTGCATGTTTAGGATCAAACCCAACCATCAACTGCTCTTTTTACACAGATGCTAAAGGACTCAAAGTGAAATGGTATTTTAGCAACACATCTGACTTTAAGCACAATGAGAAGATCCAGTCATCAAATCGCTCCAGTGTGAGTCATTACCATGAAGCCCAAGGATGGACTGCTTCATTTTTGACGATTAAAAATGTTACTTTCAGTGATATGGGATGGTAtttttgtgaggtcacacaggATATTCCTGAACTCATTGATAAACACAGCAATGGATCTAAGCTGGTGATTT ATTCACCCACCGAGAGTAATGTGGAGTACAACACAACAACTTGTG ATTCACCCACCGGGAGTAATTTTAAGTGCAATACAACCAATTCAACTACAATTTGTG ccTCTGAAACTCCAAATGCTTCTCCTTGGTGGCTGTGGGTAGTTTTGGCAGTGGGCTGCGTTTTGATTATAACATCTGTGATCATCACAACGGTCATACgtagaagaaaaaaag AGTCTCCTGTTTATGAGAATACGAAAGAAGCTTCAAAGAGACAATGGAAAGAAGATCAGTCTCTTCAGCGCAGCATGCCATCAAAAGGAtattcaaataaacaaatggatACTCTGACACCACATAAATATGAATCTTGTCCCAAAGGTAGACAGCCGAGCCCAAAACATAAATGA